CGCACCCCTGCGCCTTGCAGGCGGCGAACTGGCGATTGGCATGTGCGCGGTCATCGCGCCTGCCCATAAGCGAAAAGGCTTAATGGCCCGATAAGGCTGCGGCCCGCAGTCCCGGAAAAGGACGGCGGGCCGCAGGAAAATTAACGTGGCTTTCGCTTAGCGGAAAGCGGTGATCGTCCCGTCATCGTCCAGCACATACAGCGTCTGCATGGCGACGACCGGAGGCAGGCTGACCGGAGCCTTGAACTCATAGGCTTCGCTGACTTCACCCGTCGTCACGTCGGCGGACAGCAGCTTGCCGCGCGAGCTGGCGATCCACAGGCGATTGCTGGCGAGCACGGGGCCCTGCCAGAAGATCGGGCCTTCGCGGTCTTCGGCATCGCGCCAGCGGTCAAGCTGCGTCATCCAGCGGACGCGGCCCGTAGTGCGCTGGATGGCCAGCAGCCGGGCATCGTCGGTCAGGGTGAAGACCCATTCACCAGCCACAGTGGGGGTGGAGATCCCAGCGAGGTTGAGTTCCCACAGGCGCTGGCCGGTCACGAGCTCGTAAGCGGCCATGCGGCCACCCTGGCCCAGCGCGTAAACGCGGCCCTGGTCGATGATGGGGTCGGCATCCACGTCGGTCAGCGTGCTGACGGAGGTGCTGATGGAGGTGCGCGCAAGCGCGTCGGACCACAGCACGCGGCCGTTCTCGTAACGATAGGCCACAAGCTCGCCGCTGGAATAGCCTGCGATGACCGTGCTCTGGCCCGAAGCGGGCGCGGCGACGCCGAACACGCCGGACTGGCCGCCAGATGCCGTATCCTGCCACACCACGCTGCCATCGGTCAGCGAAAGCGCAAAGATCTCGCTGTTCTGGCTCATCACGTAAGCGGAATTGTAGGCGATGGTGGGCGAACCGCGCAGCGGACCGGCGGGCTTCACGCGCCACAGCTGCTGGCCGGTGCGCGCATCCAGTGCGGCAACGTCGCCCGCACCGCTGGTGGCAAAGACACGGCCGTCGAAATAGGCCGCACCGCCGCCGAAACGGCTGCGCTGCAGGTCATCGGAAACTTCGAACTGGTAAGTCCAGACCGAAGCGCCGGTCCCTGCATCCATGGCGTGCACGCGGCCATCGGTGCCCACGGCATACAGCATCCCGCCTCCGATGACGGGGGCTGCCGCCAGCTTCACCTTCTTGGACGAACCGGCAATGCTGGCCGTCCAGGCGCGGCCCGGCGCGTTGGACAGGGCGACATGGCCCGGGTTCTTCGCGGCATTGCCACCGGCCTGCGACCACTCCGCGTTCTCACGCGCGGGCGGCAGCACCACTGCCGTACCCGCCAGCGACGGGTCCGCTTCCACGGCCGATGCGATGCGCGACAGGATCGGCGTGCGGTTGCCGACGGTCGGCGTCTTGTCGCCATCGTCGGAACCGCCGAACAGGCCGCATGCGCTGGCCGCGAAGGCAAGCCCGGTGGCAAGGACAGCGCGCATCAGGCTGCGCGGTGCGATGGAAAGGCCGAACGGGCCGCTGCTGTTTTTCACATTCATCTCTTTGGCATTTCCTTGGTCGGGCGTCAGCCGGCGGTGCCGGCCGTCTCGCCGCCGAATTCTTCCAGCGTGCTGTCTACATCCTCGACAGCGTCGTAGCCCAGCACGCCAGCCATCTGGCGCGCGCGGGCCCGCAGGCTGGCGGGCACGGTTTCATCCTGCGCAATCTGCGCGAAAAGCGGTCCGGCAAGGTCTTCCTTGCCCTGTTCCAGGTAAGCCATGGCCACCAGTTCCCCGGCGGATCCGAAATAGGCGTTGCCCGGCACGGCCAGCGGCTTCAGCTTGGTCACCACTTCGGCCTTGTCCATCGCATCGTAATTCGCCGCGACGGAGCGGATCAGCGCGAGGTCGGCCAGCGGCTTGGGTGTTTCGGGATCGGCGGCCACGGCGGCGAACATCTCTGCGGCCTGCGCAGGCTGGCCGTCCTGTGCGGCAATGCCTGCCTGCAGCATGGCAGCCGCAGCGGCCGGGCCGGGCGCGCCGTCGGCAAGGGCGGCCAGTTCGCTCTTGGCAGTGGCGAGATTGCCCGCCTCCAGCTCGTCCAGCGCGCCGATCAGCGCTTCGGAATTACCTTCCATCGCGCCTTCGTTCTGACCCTGCCAGTACA
This genomic interval from Paraurantiacibacter namhicola contains the following:
- a CDS encoding PQQ-binding-like beta-propeller repeat protein, producing MNVKNSSGPFGLSIAPRSLMRAVLATGLAFAASACGLFGGSDDGDKTPTVGNRTPILSRIASAVEADPSLAGTAVVLPPARENAEWSQAGGNAAKNPGHVALSNAPGRAWTASIAGSSKKVKLAAAPVIGGGMLYAVGTDGRVHAMDAGTGASVWTYQFEVSDDLQRSRFGGGAAYFDGRVFATSGAGDVAALDARTGQQLWRVKPAGPLRGSPTIAYNSAYVMSQNSEIFALSLTDGSVVWQDTASGGQSGVFGVAAPASGQSTVIAGYSSGELVAYRYENGRVLWSDALARTSISTSVSTLTDVDADPIIDQGRVYALGQGGRMAAYELVTGQRLWELNLAGISTPTVAGEWVFTLTDDARLLAIQRTTGRVRWMTQLDRWRDAEDREGPIFWQGPVLASNRLWIASSRGKLLSADVTTGEVSEAYEFKAPVSLPPVVAMQTLYVLDDDGTITAFR
- a CDS encoding tetratricopeptide repeat protein, producing the protein MALTPKTPKTTEEKKAKATDAEQDMLLREVDDAVRQDDAAQFAQKYGKIVIGVLVAGLLAFAGFLYWQGQNEGAMEGNSEALIGALDELEAGNLATAKSELAALADGAPGPAAAAAMLQAGIAAQDGQPAQAAEMFAAVAADPETPKPLADLALIRSVAANYDAMDKAEVVTKLKPLAVPGNAYFGSAGELVAMAYLEQGKEDLAGPLFAQIAQDETVPASLRARARQMAGVLGYDAVEDVDSTLEEFGGETAGTAG